In the Diprion similis isolate iyDipSimi1 chromosome 2, iyDipSimi1.1, whole genome shotgun sequence genome, one interval contains:
- the LOC124416507 gene encoding activating signal cointegrator 1 gives MEKWLQENLSGLLDFPVPTDLTSYILQMQNARDLDEYLKTLLDYDNPKHRQFVSELKKRQAGNNDLMGYKKSSISETSINPKQNDKKKGKSKGANQQTQMQENIKPERVEKKKTKFVNLYSPEGRDRETIMLKGRHKCNCEAKKHSLINNCISCGRIVCSQEGAGPCFCCGDLVCSPEQQALLSSNSRQADNLYNKLMDQKPPKDVEESLKHRNKLLEYDRNSARRTEVIDDECDYYQTNSVWLSNSEREKLEKYENDVRAKKYGSRLNRKVTLDFAGREVIDDAAFTDEANDQVLRSITEFKSSSTTMSSNACPTIEFNQPSYVDVGMLDSKRSKNLNTTSFGCSRIQDKEFLEMVDEGLCLSMHQPYASLLTSGIKTHEGRTWYSAHRGRLWIAAASKVPSTEEITALENRYRVLKNESIKFPKSYPTGCLLGCVTVVDVLSEEDYRKKYPDGDSESPYVFICEDCHELPVRFPMQGKHKIYKLDSKIHRAAVNSLQRKMKLQAGT, from the exons GTACATTCTACAAATGCAAAATGCAAGAGACTTGGATGAATACCTCAAAACTTTGCTCGACTATGATAACCCAAAGCACAGACAGTTTGTTTcggaattgaaaaaacgtcAAG CCGGGAATAACGATCTTATGGGATATAAGAAATCGAGCATATCAGAAACTTCAATCAATCCAAAGCaaaatgacaagaaaaaaggcAAATCTAAAGGGGCGAACCAACAGACACAg ATGCAGGAGAATATAAAGCCAGAGAGggtggagaagaaaaagacaaaattcGTCAATCTCTATTCACCAGAAGGTCGAGATAGAGAGACGATAATGTTGAAAG gTAGACATAAGTGTAATTGCGAGGCCAAAAAGCACAGCTTAATAAATAACTGTATCAGTTGTGGAAGAATAGTCTGCAGCCAAGAAGGGGCAGGACCCTGTTTCTGTTGCGGAGATCTTGTATGTTCACCTGAACAGCAAGCACTTCTTTCAAGCAATAGCAGGCAGGCTGATAATCTTTACAATAAACTAATGGATCAAAAGCCACCCAAGGATGTGGAAGAATCCCTCAAACACAGAAACAAACTACTTGAATATGATCGTAACAG TGCACGGAGAACAGAGGTCATTGACGACGAGTGTGACTATTACCAGACAAATAGCGTATGGCTTTCAAATTCTGAAcgagaaaaattagagaaatacgAAAATGATGTCAGAGCTAAGAAGTATGGGTCACGTTTGAATAGAAAAGTCACTCTTGACTTTGCTGGAAGAGAAGTAATTGACGATGCTGCCTTCACAGATGAAGCGAATGATCAAGTCTTGCGCAGTATCACTGAATTTAAGTCTAGTAGTACCACTATGTCTAGTAACGCATGTCCAACCATAGAATTCAATCAACCATCG TATGTGGACGTTGGAATGTTGGATTCAAAGAGATCGAAGAACCTAAATACTACTTCATTTGGCTGCAGTCGAATACAGGACAAGGAGTTTTTGGAAATGGTTGACGAAGGCCTATGTCTGAGCATGCATCAACCTTACGCATCGCTTCTTACCTCCGGAATCAAGAC CCACGAAGGGAGGACATGGTATTCAGCACATAGAGGCAGACTATGGATAGCAGCAGCTTCAAAAGTACCGTCAACCGAAGAAATTACTGCGTTAGAGAATAGATATcgcgttttaaaaaatg AAAGCATCAAGTTTCCCAAAAGCTATCCAACTGGATGCTTACTAGGCTGTGTCACAGTGGTCGATGTTCTCTCTGAAGAGGattaccgtaaaaaatatcccGACGGGGATAGCGAGAGTCCGTATGTATTCATATGTGAAGACTGTCACGAATTGCCAGTAAGATTTCCTATGCAAGGCAAACACAAAATAT ATAAATTGGATAGCAAAATACACCGGGCAGCAGTTAACTCTTTGCAGAGGAAAATGAAGCTTCAAGCTGGGACCTAA